actctccgcctcagcctcctgagtagctgggactacaggctcaccccaccacgcccagctaatttttaaatttttagtagagacagagtttcaccatgttggccaggatggtctcgatctcctgacctcgtgatccgcccgcctcggcctcccaaagtgctgggataggaggtgtgagccaccgcgcccggccaaaagatCGCCTTTCTTTTGACACAAAAGTGCTAGCAACCCCATCCGCTGGTACCAGAAGTCCCTCCGCACAGTCGTTTCCAGTTGTGGACCCAGAATTAGGCAGTAGATTGCTGCCCCCTGCAGGTAGGACTGAGAAAGGCAGCCCCTGTGCCCTCCTTTTTCTTGTATCCGGTAGATTTGGGGACGTTTGCTTCTTTCTTCTCCACCTCCTTCGCCTCTtccccctcccagcccccagttaaaacaaaacaaacaaacaaacaaaaaacaaaacaaaacaaaaacaccacccTGGCACAATTTGGACAAAATCTATGAGAAATAAAACGTGCAAATGTGCATAACCTtggacctagcaattccattggTTGCAAAAGTCAGCCAAGATTTGTGGGCACGGATTGTGTTCATTTATCTAGGGCAGTATTAGGGCTGTTTCTAATTtgttggctattacaaataaatcttcagtgaacattcatgtacacaaGTGTATATATGTCTATACTTTCATTTCATTTGGGTTAAAACCTAGGAATCTAATTCTTTTGTCATAGTATAAGTGAATACTTAATCTTTTAAAGAACTGTCAGACTGATTTCTAAACTGTTTATGCCTTTTAACATTCACAACAGCAGCACGTTTGAGTTCCAGTTTCAACACATCTTCACAGACACTTGGTAGGCAcagtctttttacatttttctcataacagttttttttttttaaactaggttTTTGATACAGAGGGAAATAGAGAAGAAACCAAAAATTCCCATAGTCCTCTGCTGACATTAAAAAGATATATGCAAGGgtcgggagcggtggctcacgcctgtaatcccagcactttaggaggctgaggcagggggatcacctgaggtcagcagttcgaaaccagcctggataacatggcaaaacctcgtctctactaaaaatacaaaaattagcggggcatggtggtgggcgcctgtaatcccaactactcaggaggctgaagcaggagaatctcttgaacctgggaggtggaagttgcagtgagccgaaatcgtgccactgcattccagtctgggcaacagagtgagactctgtctcaaaaaacaaacaaacaaacaaaaagatatagGCATGTACACATCCTATGTAAGAAAACTGCACAATGCtgaaaggatgaaaagaaagaaagggccagggatggtggctcacacctgtaattctagtgcTTCAGCCGGAccgcttgaggacaggagtttgagaccaacctggacaacacagcaataccctattcTCTATTGATTtgttgttttgtgggttttttcgtttgtttcttttttgttttctgaaatggagtctttgtctgttgaccaggctggagtgcagtggtgagattctggctcactgcaacctctgcctcctgggttcaagtgattctcctgcctcagcctaccaagtagctggaactacaggcccatgttaccatgcctagctaattttgggtttttgtttgtttttgtttttttagtagagacaggatttcgccatgttggccaagctggtctcaaactcctgacctcatgtgaatagcctaccttggtctcccaaagtgctgatttaaatatatatacatttgtgtttgttttgttgttgttttgttttgttttgtttttgagatggagtctattggccaggctggagtgcagtggtgtgatttcagctcactgcaacctccgcttcccgggttcaagcgattctcctgcctcagcctcccaagtagctgggactacaggcgcatgccaccacacccagccaattttttgtatttttaatagagacggggtttcgcgctgttagccagaatggtctcgatctcctgacctcgtgatccgcccacctcggcctcacaaagtgctgagattacaagtgtgagccactgcgcccggcataaaatagatttttaattgttttaacaTACCACCAACCTTGTCACATAATATTGTCATTTACCTAAAGCTGAAAAATTAATGGATACTGATTAGGTTTACAAAATTAGGCCCAGCTATCCATTGAACGCTCAGAATATGGCAATAAAAGAGAACGGGGGCGGCGctcgtggctcaggcctgtgaccctgtgctttggaaggctgaagccggaggattgcttgaacccagaagttcgagcccagcctggacaacatagcgagatccaATCTCGACcaaaaaaaacttaaatgaaaatattagccGCGCTCAGTGGCTcccgtctgtagtcccagctactgaggaggctgaggtgggaggatctcttgagcctaggagttcaaggctgcagtaagctacgatcgcgccactccactccagcctaggcaacagaccaagaccatgtctctaaaaatgaaaaaaaaaaaatcaaggagagAGAATAGGTCACCCAAAAGTGTGCAAAACCCTCAAAAAGGGGTTGGGTTTCCATCACCCTGTCTGAAGAACTGAAGACCGGAAGTCTTCAGTTTGGGCGCCAATTACGGAAGTGTGGCAGCAGACAGGATGCGACGGGCACTCCCTCGCTTGGCTCTCTGTCCCGCCCAGTATCCGGAAGTGTGGCCCAGCTCCAGAACTAAGAGCGCATGCTCACCTTGTAGCTCAGCCAATCAAAGAGAAGTGAGGCGGGCATTCAGGAGGAAATAGTGTTTGCAAACAGGAAGTGTGGCAGTACATCTGCCGAACCACTGGAGAGTGTTATGGAGGCCTACGAGCAGGTCCAAAAGGGACCCCTGAAGCTGAAAGGCGTCGCAGAGCTGGGAGTGACCAAGCGGTGAGGCCCGAAGGCCCGCGGGATTCCGTCTTCACTCCCCTCAGACCTTTTATCTGGACCCCTGGTCCTGACCCTCTGACCCGCCCCCTCCTCGTGTCTTtttccaggaagaagaaaaagaaggacaaAGACAAAGCGAAACTCCTGGAAGCAATGGGAACGAGCAAAAAGAACGAGGAGGAGAAGCGGCGCGGCCTGGACAAGCGGACCCCGGCCCAGGCGGCCTTCGAGAAAATGCAGGAGAAGCGGGTGAGCAAAAGCAGAAGGCGGCGAGGAGGGCAGGGACACCCGGCGCCGGGAGACTCGAAATTGGGGTCAGGGCTGGGGCGCTCGGAGAGCAGGGGAGCGGTCAGAGGAGACCTTAATTACGGGGAGATGATGCTGTGCGTGAGTGAGAGAAGAGTCGCCCTCTGCCGGGGGAGCGCCAAGGATGAGAAGACCCCGCTGACCCTAGTGGGCAGCAGAGGGGAGAGCTAGAACTGGCGTTGAAAGGAGGCCAGAGCTGGAGACCCGGGTTTGGATTCCAGTGCTGTGGCTCATTTGCCCTGCGACACTAGGCCAGTGACTTTCTTATTTCCGTGCCTCAGTTTACTTCTCTGTAGGAGTCAGGGTAGTAATTTATTCTAAGAGGGTTGGGAATTCGGGAGGAAGTCATGAAAGTAAAAGGCAGTGCGTAAATGCTCAGTGGATGCCAGCTCTTGATATTAAATGGCCATGCTCACCGCTCGAAGTCACCACAAAGTTTGTTTCCAAGACAACTTGGGCAGATTCAAAcatgttgtttatatttttttatttatttttggtggagtcagagcactgcagcctctgcctcccgggttcaagcaattctcctgcctcagcctcccgagtagctgggattgcaggcgcccaccaccacacccggctaattttggtatttttagtagagtcgcggtttcaccatgttggccaggctgatctcgaacttatgatctcaagtgatccacccgcctcagcctcccaaagtgctgggattacaggtgtgagccaccacacccagtctcagCTGTTGATGTTGAATGGCCATGCCCATGACGACTTTGTTTGTGTTGTATTTAAGGCTCCAATAAATGATTGCTTCTTGATATTAAACACAATAAATGTGTGCAGTGGAGAACAGAAGAGTTAATAGTAAGATAGATAAAGTGGGTCCATTATGCTAGGGAGACAGAATAATCAGTGCAggtcagtgattctcaactgggAATAGTCTCCACCCCACAAACCCCCACCGCTAAGCACAcgtggcaatgtctggagacattgtTGGTTCTCAACTGGGTTGGGGTGGGGACTGCTGGCAACAGTGGCTAGAGGCCAGAGATGATCCTTCACACCCTGAACACACAGGACAGCCCGCTGAAGCAAAGAATGATCCGGCTCCAAATATCAGTAGCACTGAGGCTGAGAAACCTTAACCCTGGTCTAGGTGATTCTGTACGGTGACACTGGGGAAAATGGACATTGGGGACAATTAACTCCTTACTCCCAGGTCTTATTCAGGCATACAGAAAACACATGGGTGCACTACCTCTGGCCAGACAGACCTGAGTTTGACTCTGCCTCTACCACGAATTAGTGGTGTAACTCTGGGCAAGCCAGTTACCGTTTAGTTAAAGTAGCAGTAAAgtctacctcacagggttgtggtAAGGATTTAACAAATCAGGTGgccggatcacgaagtcaggagttcaagaccagcctggccaacatggtgaaaccctgtctctactgaaaatacaaaaattagccggacatggtggcacacgcctctaatcccagctacttgggaggaggctgaggcagaagaattgcttgaaccagtacctgggaggcagaggttgcagtgagctgagatcacgtcactgcactccaggctggcaacagagtgagactccatctcagcgggactgagtctggctctgtcacccaggctggaatgcagtggctcgatctcggctcactgcaacctctgcctcctgggttcaagctctcctgcctcagctgggattacaggcgcctgctaccacgcccggctaatttttgtgtgtttttagtagagacagggtttcaccatgttagccaggctgtttttgaacccctgacctcaggtgatccgcctgcctcggcctcccaaagtgctggggttacaggcgtgagccaccatgcctggcctttttaaaattttttgaaacaaagccttgctctgttgcccaggctggagtacagaggtgtgatctcggctcactgcagtctctgcctcctgagttcaagcgattctcctgccttagcctcccaagtagctgggactacaggtgcccgtcaccatgcccggctaatttttgtatttttagtagagatggggcttcaccatgttggccaggctggtctcgctctcctgacctcaagtgattcgccggcctcggcttcccaaagtgctgggattgcaggcatgagccaccatgcctgaccaagtGAATGCATTTCTGTCCCTTCTAACCCTGAGGCTGTAGTCAGAGGCAGGGCTGAGATTTTATTGCTGGAGCCAGAATGAAAGACTTATGCAGCTATCAAGAGACTAATAATGGGAGTTCAGAGTAGAG
The sequence above is a segment of the Macaca nemestrina isolate mMacNem1 chromosome 20, mMacNem.hap1, whole genome shotgun sequence genome. Coding sequences within it:
- the LOC105493529 gene encoding protein FAM32A, with amino-acid sequence MEAYEQVQKGPLKLKGVAELGVTKRKKKKKDKDKAKLLEAMGTSKKNEEEKRRGLDKRTPAQAAFEKMQEKRQMERILKKASKTHKQRVEDFNRHLDTLTEHYDIPKVSWTK